GGAATCTCACCGAATCTATGTCGGAGCCGAAGCTAAAGTCACACCACGTGTGGATGATGTTAATCAAGAGTATGTTTAAAGAAAgatgacggctaaggacgtgtttgaaCCAAACCTGTTTGACATTTGGACTTTTTAAGACATGTCGAGTAAAAGCAAACTGAAAGCCGATGGACGTGGGCCTGACTCCGGGTGGGCTGTGGTACTGAACCTGCCAATGTTTGCCCAACTCCAAGTCCATTGGTTTTCGATGAAATGCTGTCCCTGCCACCAACATGCCTGAATTGAGGGTAAATTATTTCGAAAAGGGTTCGGATTCTCTCCGGTCCGAGTTTTGGAACAAAAGAAATAGTTCTAATCTGGGAGCACATTGGaaaaattaatggttcagatctgCTTCCAAACTCGTCGGGAAAGAATCAATTCTTCTCGCGAAGAGTCTTTGACCAGATCCAAACCTTTAATTGCAATATTGGACGGTCAAGATTTCAACAGTCCGCTTCAGTCCAAAACTTGGACCGGAGAGGATCTACTTCCTTAAAAATCAACCAGCTGACTCTAAGCCCTGGATCTACTTCCTTAAATTTGAAATACCACGTAACAGTGatcccgtgcatcgaacggacACAAACACTAGTTTTTTACACGGTAATGGTTTGTAAGCAACCCATTAGTTTGAAGGATTCGTTTTGCattatttggacttttttcTGGTGTTGATTATAGGTGCATTTTCCTATTCATCTACTGTATTAATTTGTTTCTAATTGGACCTGCCTCTTAAGACTCTAGAGAAGACTCTGCAATTATATTTTCACCGTCCATCTGAGGAATCAATGGtctatatttaaaaaaattcttctcaAGAAGACTAGATTCTTCTCAGAAAGATTTTTTCAACAAATCTAAATAGTAATTAAAAACACATTTTACAATCGATATTACACCAACGGCTCTGTACAGTTCAACCTCACGGCTTCTTGATTTAGCTTTGTGGCTTTTTCGGCTAGTCGAAGAAGAACAGCAACCAAAAATTAGTTGCCTTGAACAAACTGGTTGATCAAGAAATGAAAGTCCAAAGGGCATCGTGGAGTTCCTAGATTGAATATTCAATTGAGACATACTTATAAAGTCCTTCCGGAAATATTCGTTCTGGACCTTAAATAAGTGATGAGCTTAGTGACCTAACTGATAGTTTAAGCACAACTATTTCATGTATCAATGCTACTCTCCAACACAATTCGCACAAGTTTACAAGTttgcattgaattgcacttggccgcatcaaatttcAATTGACTGCTACTAAATACATTTGGCCGCTACAAAATACTGTTGGCTGCATCGAATTGCatttggccgcatcaaattgcacttggcctcGTCGAATTACTTTTGTTCGCTTCGAGTTGCACTTGGTCGcatcgaattacacttggccgatacgaattactcttggccgctacgaattactcttggccgcatcgaattgcacttggccgcatcgaattacaattggccgcatcgaattgcacttggcagCAATTattagcggccaagtgcaattattAGCGGCTAAGTGCAATtagacgcggccaagagtaattcgtagcggccaagtgcaatttgatgcggctaacagtaattcgatgcggccaagagtaattcgtagcagCTAAATGCAATTCAATGTGGCTAAGTGCAACCAAaatgagacagagggagtaataagGAAATTGATACTAGCACATCTATGGTTACATCTGTTTGGTTACATGCATGCTCTCGCAGAGGCAGTGGCAGAGCCCACAACGAAGTTCGGTGGGATCACGATTACTTGTGAACGAGATGTGCAAAAGAGTGTAAAGATCAATGACTTACTCCCATTGCTTGACCAATACACGAGGTGACTTGGCAAAATCTGGAGAGATAGATGTTCACCGGCTTTTGCAAGTATCTGCTACTCATTTAATATCTTGACTCGATGATACATTATGGCATTTGATCGACTGCGATTCTCTTCAAATGATCATTGGTCATTCACGTGGCAATGATCTCCATTTACTGCTAAAACAGTGAGAGTCCCTTCTAAGTCCTAGCCAACAAAAGATGCAAATAGAAAGAGCAGCATCAAAGATCAGTTTAATTTTTCAGAAAGTATCAATTTCATTCTCCTCCGATCGAGTTCAACCCTATGGACGAAGGCGAGGAGCCTTGGCTGCCGTACTCTTAGTTGCTCTGATTGATttaaatcaactttattttgaGAATTTCATGAGTTAttggaaattgtaatattttgacaaattcaaaaacttaAACTAAATtcgatatggttgtaatatGTGGACGTATGCTTTTGGAATGATGACATAGTAAATCTATGAACTTCTTATGGGGAAATTGTCTTTTAATACAACAGTTGACGTAAATACTCCTTCCTAATTCcccttttgtttgttctttttcgAAAAGTGTTATGTTTGTAGGACGGAAGAACTACTATGTTCCTGTAAATAGTTCTCAAAGATTTTCCCACAATCAAAAGAGCTCAATTACATTTCTTAATtggtgcaaaaatcttatgaaaATATTTAAAACAATATATACGTTTCACAAAATGCACATTTTTCTAGAAGAGACAAACAAAATAGAGCAGAAGGAGTACTATATAAGTTACTAATAATCCAATACTACATAAGCTTTTGGATATTTTCCTTGAATTTAAAGTCAAGCTGACCATTACAACCACAATCACAATTACAATCTTGATAGACATGAGTTCTTCATAAGGAATGTCCTAGGAATTTCTCAAGGATTGGTGATAAGCATCAtgttcttgaattcttcgaaatCAAGCACCCCATCCGAGTTCGTATCATACCTCTTGATCATGCTCCTGCAATCCCCGCCACAATGCTCGTTCCAAAACCCTAATTGTGACAGAACGCTTTGAAGCTCCTCGCAGGAAATGACTCCATCACCATTCAAATCGTACACCTCGAAAGCCTTGGCAAGATCACTCTCCAAATCATCATTTTCCTCTCCCGCTTCACATTGATCATCACCTATGTTTTGCTTGAGGATGGCATCATAGAAGAACAAAAAGTCAAGACGGTCGAGACTCGTTTTCCCCACCAATAATTTGAGCTCGTCTCGGCCAGTGTTATGCACCCCAATTCGCCCAAGAAGCCAACTGAGCTCGTCAAGGCTCACTAAACCATCACCATTTAGGTCCAGCTTTTCGAATATCCGGTGTAAGTCATTGGTATTGAGAGGAGACATGACCGtggtgaaatatatatatatcgaagAAATCAAGCGATAAGTATTTGATCGATTGTTGCAGCTTCAACTTATGGATATAGAATAATAGAACTAGAAAAGGATGTGTAGATATATAAATCTATACAGAGAGGGAATTTATGTTGGCCTTTCTTACACGGGTTTGAAGTTGGAAATCAACTTGAGAATGTTCTTGTGGCTTGGGAAGCTTTGTGGAAGCAGACTTGTACGTGAGAAGAACGTAGATAGATTTGTACCACACTGCagctttctttccttctttgagATCTCTAACTTTTCAAATGGGGTTAAGAAAGTTTCTGTTCTGTTGTGAAATACtagtatatatagtatatactaTCTAACAATGTTAGTACCGTCCCGTTTAAAAAGTCAAACAAAAATACGTGTAAGTTTCCAAAGACTCATTCTcataagtgatttttttttaaaaaaaaagtcttaaAAGTTATAAAACTGAGAATTA
The sequence above is a segment of the Rhododendron vialii isolate Sample 1 chromosome 13a, ASM3025357v1 genome. Coding sequences within it:
- the LOC131314593 gene encoding probable calcium-binding protein CML44, which produces MSPLNTNDLHRIFEKLDLNGDGLVSLDELSWLLGRIGVHNTGRDELKLLVGKTSLDRLDFLFFYDAILKQNIGDDQCEAGEENDDLESDLAKAFEVYDLNGDGVISCEELQSVLSQLGFWNEHCGGDCRSMIKRYDTNSDGVLDFEEFKNMMLITNP